One region of Ptychodera flava strain L36383 unplaced genomic scaffold, AS_Pfla_20210202 Scaffold_60__1_contigs__length_796720_pilon, whole genome shotgun sequence genomic DNA includes:
- the LOC139128595 gene encoding cell adhesion molecule 2-like, with translation MFTEGGEKVHLNQVLKKPPSDTETVVGSNVQLKCSFNNLLENHTPQWQFKSSAGDPLVEITIGSQILNDKYQLTGDISNGEYHLFIPNVAQDLSGASSLFKETPSDTIKVVGSNVQLNCSFNDLKSQTPQWQFQRSPGGPIVEIVVGSEIYDNKYHLRGDLSKGEFHLFIPNVAQDLSGTYDCSLLDLPEDYRSAELTVLDFPKCRVRPQSTVVSDKDVVTFTCHINGNLLGDLVWLRNGEEISRRNAKTNEYRTTLKKADNGARYNCRYENQSVPSHIWPNPSCSEDIIMDVQYGPDVKINGSVIVVTEGESAFLDCVIDANPVAESHNWTKGDILVSPNLTHYIGRTKRDDAGVYECRASNTLYDGTSATGNETVFLVVECEFTVPVIFSLFMYYL, from the exons ATGTTCACCGAGGGTGGCGAAAAG GTACATCTAAACCAAGTTTTAAAGAAACCCCCTTCTGATACTGAAACAGTTGTAGGCAGCAATGTACAACTGAAATGCAGCTTCAATAATCTGCTGGAAAATCATACACCTCAATGGCAATTCAAAAGCAGTGCTGGTGATCCCCTTGTGGAAATCACCATAGGttctcaaatattgaatgaCAAATATCAACTAACAGGGGATATATCGAATGGAGAATATCATTTGTTTATTCCAAACGTCGCACAAGATTTGTCAG GTGCATCATCACTCTTTAAAGAAACTCCATCAGATACAATAAAAGTTGTAGGCAGCAATGTACAACTGAATTGCAGTTTCAATGATTTGAAAAGTCAGACACCTCAATGGCAATTCCAAAGGAGTCCTGGTGGTCCCATTGTTGAAATCGTCGTAGGCTCTGAAATATATGACAACAAATATCATCTAAGAGGGGATCTATCGAAAGGagaatttcatttgtttataCCAAACGTCGCACAAGATTTGTCAGGTACTTACGATTGCTCACTACTCGATTTGCCGGAGGATTACAGAAGTGCTGAGCTTACCGTACTCG ACTTCCCTAAGTGTAGAGTTCGTCCACAATCGACAGTGGTATCAGACAAAGACGTCGTAACATTCACCTGCCATATTAACGGCAACCTTTTGGGTGACCTTGTTTGGTTGAGGAATGGTGAAGAAATCTCGCGTCGTAACGCCAAGACCAATGAATATCGAACGACCCTTAAAAAGGCAGACAATGGAGCTAGGTACAACTGCCGATACGAAAACCAGAGCGTTCCATCACACATTTGGCCAAATCCGTCATGCAGTGAAGACATAATCATGGATGTGCAGT ATGGCCCCGATGTGAAAATAAATGGCTCTGTCATTGTCGTAACGGAGGGTGAAAGTGCATTTCTGGACTGCGTCATTGATGCCAATCCCGTAGCTGAGAGCCACAATTGGACTAAAGGTGACATCCTAGTGTCACCGAATCTCACTCATTACATAGGACGAACCAAACGCGATGATGCTGGTGTATATGAATGCAGGGCAAGTAATACGCTATACGATGGAACATCTGCTACTGGAAATGAAACTGTGTTTCTCGTTGTAGAATGTGAGTTCACTGTTCCAGTTATTTTTAGCCTTTTTATGTATTActtataa